The proteins below come from a single Candidozyma auris chromosome 3, complete sequence genomic window:
- the MAS1 gene encoding mitochondrial processing peptidase, translating into MLRQILRKPLHSRSLASAATSTTTSAAARTPPPPSYKTTVLPNGLTVASESMPGTKTATVGMWINAGSRADNPVSSGTAHFLEHLAFKGTQKRSQYSLELEIEDLGSQINAYTSRENTVYYTRCLAKDLEQNVDILSDLLTKSKLETKAIERERAVILQESDEVDKMFDEVVFDHLHEITFRKQDLGRTILGPREKIKTINRDDLVNYIRTNYKGDRMALIGAGCVDHDKLVEIAKKYFGHIEKSPVPFKQHGDDMPIFYGAERLIQDDSLPVTHVALAVEGVSWSAPDFFTSSVANGLIGSWDRSIGIGSDSPSPLTVTAAMGGPNNQPMVNAFMAYTTSYADTGLMGVYFTADSNTDLSFFTNAVLKEWARLKSGNVTEEEVERSKAQLKASLVLALDDSTAIAEDIGRQLVNTGYRLSPEDVFERIESVTRQDVIDWANWRLKDKPISICALGNCKTLPSHEELSKGMSW; encoded by the coding sequence aTGCTTCGCCAAATCCTAAGAAAACCACTACATTCCCGCTCGTTGGCTTCAGCCGCAACGTCCACTACAACTTCAGCGGCCGCCAGAACCCCACCGCCACCTTCTTACAAAACTACAGTTTTACCCAATGGTCTCACGGTGGCAAGTGAGTCTATGCCTGGAACTAAAACGGCAACGGTTGGCATGTGGATTAACGCTGGCTCCAGAGCAGATAATCCCGTGAGCAGCGGTACAGCACATTTCCTCGAGCACTTGGCCTTCAAGGGGACACAAAAGCGGTCCCAGTACAGCTTGGAGCTCGAGATCGAGGATTTGGGCTCTCAGATCAACGCTTATACGTCCAGAGAGAACACAGTGTATTACACGCGGTGTCTTGCCAAGGACTTGGAGCAGAACGTGGACATCTTGAGCGACTTGTTGACGAAGCTGAAGCTAGAGACCAAAGCTATAGAACGAGAAAGGGCTGTCATCTTACAGGAGAGCGACGAGGTCGATAAGATGTTTGACGAAGTGGTGTTTGACCATTTACACGAGATAACCTTCCGCAAGCAAGACCTAGGCAGAACCATCTTGGGCCCAAGGGAGAAGATAAAGACCATCAACAGAGACGATTTGGTCAATTATATCAGGACAAACTACAAAGGCGACAGAATGGCCCTCATAGGTGCAGGCTGCGTTGATCACGacaagcttgtggagaTAGCCAAGAAGTACTTTGGGCATATCGAGAAAAGCCCTGTTCCTTTCAAGCAGCATGGGGACGACATGCCCATTTTCTATGGGGCAGAGAGACTTATCCAGGATGACTCCTTGCCTGTAACACATGTGGCATTGGCTGTGGAGGGCGTTTCGTGGTCAGCTCCAGACTTTTTCACGTCGTCTGTCGCCAATGGCCTCATTGGCTCGTGGGACAGATCCATCGGCATTGGTTCCGACTCGCCATCTCCTTTGACTGTCACTGCCGCAATGGGCGGCCCCAACAACCAACCAATGGTTAATGCCTTCATGGCCTACACTACCTCTTACGCCGACACTGGCTTAATGGGCGTTTACTTCACCGCAGACAGCAACACTGACTTGTCTTTCTTTACCAATGCCGTTTTAAAAGAATGGGCACGCTTAAAGAGTGGCAATGTCACTGAAGAGGAGGTGGAACGCTCCAAAGCACAACTCAAAGCATCCTTGGTGCTAGCGCTCGATGACAGTACTGCTATTGCCGAAGATATCGGAAGACAATTGGTCAACACGGGCTACAGATTACTGCCCGAGGATGTCTTCGAGAGAATTGAGTCGGTTACGAGACAAGATGTCATTGACTGGGCAAACTGGAGACTCAAAGATAAGCCTATTTCTATTTGCGCATTGGGCAACTGTAAAACGTTGCCCTCACATGAGGAATTGAGCAAGGGTATGAGCTGGTAG